In the genome of Oncorhynchus clarkii lewisi isolate Uvic-CL-2024 chromosome 22, UVic_Ocla_1.0, whole genome shotgun sequence, one region contains:
- the LOC139380285 gene encoding sodium-driven chloride bicarbonate exchanger-like isoform X5: MDIKDQGAQMEALLPTRNDEEAVVDRGGYRSMVKTNFEKEELEGHRTLYIGVHVPIGKKSHRRHRHHGHRHRKRSRELDSGVDNGRESPTYYTPSQRVQFLLGTEDDDEEHIPHDLFTELDEICLKDGEDAEWRETARWLKFEEDVEDGGERWSKPYVATLSLHSLFELRSCILTGIVLLDMRASSVEEVADMVLDQQETVGPLGDEVRRKVRESLLKQHHHQNQKKLANRIPIVRSFADKKQSEPQSMDKNGQVIPPQTSLPIPNDGKADVSRENSAVDFSKIDLHFMKKIPPGAEASNVLVGEAEFLDKPVVAFVRLSPAVMLNGLAEVPIVTRFLFILLGPLGKGPQYHEIGRSIATLMTDEVFHDVAYKAKDRNDLIAGIDEFLDQVTVLPPGEWDPSIRIEPPKNVPSQEKRKIAAQTGIDLGDEEEHEGHGGPELQRTGRLFGGLLMDIKRKAPHYLSDYTDGLSLQCLASFLFLYCACMSPVITFGGLLGEATEGRISAIESLFGASMTGIAYSLFAGQPLTILGSTGPVLVFEKILYKFCKEYGLSYLSLRTCIGLWTAFLCLLLVATDASSLVCYITRFTEEAFASLICIIFIYEALEKLIHLGEHYPINMNNNLDKLTRYSCSCVEPPDPSNATLRYWEQNNITASEIYWEALEVKDCIKRRGEFVGTACGPHGPYIPDVLFWSVVLFFSTVFMSAFLKEFKFSRYFPTKLRAVISDFAVFITIFTMVLVDYVLGVPSPKLKVPSVFKPTRDDRGWLISPLGGNPWWTTLVTVIPALLCTILIFMDQQITAVIINRKEHKLKKGCGYHLDLFVVGIMLGVCSIMGLPWFVAATVLSISHVNSLKLESECSAPGEQPKFLGIREQRFTGLMIFLLMGCSVFMTSVLKYIPMPVLYGVFLYMGASSLRGIQFFDRLKLFGMPAKHQPDFIYLRYVPLRKVHLFTIIQLSCLVMLWVIKTSNYAIVFPMMVLALVFIRKLMDCFFTKREMSWLDDLMPESKKKKLEEAEEEEEEQSILGEEEGVVQLPLEGYQKSESVLNITDEMSKGSFGNTWNVNSDNSKCLSKNSGRKQKKRINMQKGCFARETSL, encoded by the exons AGAAATGATGAAGAGGCTGTGGTGGACAGAGGTGGATACCGGTCCATGGTGAAAACCAATTTTGAGAAGGAGGAACTCGAAG GTCACAGGACACTCTACATTGGGGTACATGTCCCCATTGGGAAGAAGAGCCACCGGAGACATCGGCATCACGgacacagacacaggaagagaagcAGGGAGCTGGACTCTGGAGTGGACAATGGAAGAGAGTCTCCCACATACT ACACGCCATCCCAGAGAGTGCAGTTCCTGCTGGGCACAGAGGATGACGACGAGGAGCACATCCCCCATGACCTCTTCACTGAGCTGGACGAGATCTGCCTGAAAGACGGAGAGGACGCCGAGTGGAGGGAAACCGCCAG GTGGCTGAAGTTTGAAGAGGAcgtggaggatggaggagagcgcTGGAGTAAGCCCTACGTGGCCACGCTGTCCCTGCACAGCCTGTTCGAGTTGCGCAGCTGCATCCTCACAGGCATCGTGCTGCTAGACATGAGGGCCAGCTCTGTGGAGGAGGTAGCAG ACATGGTGTTGGACCAGCAGGAGACCGTGGGTCCTCTGGGGGACGAGGTGAGAAGGAAGGTGAGAGAGTCCCTCCTCAAGCAGCACCACCACCAGAACCAGAAGAAGCTGGCCAACCGCATCCCCATTGTACGGTCCTTCGCTGACAAGAAGCAGTCCGAGCCCCAGTCCATGGACAAGAACG GTCAGGTGATTCCTCCCCAGACCTCTCTACCCATCCCCAATGACGGCAAAGCTGATgtcagcagagagaacagtgctGTGGACTTCAGTAAG ATAGACCTCCACTTCATGAAGAAGATTCCCCCGGGAGCGGAAGCGTCCAATGTGTTGGTGGGTGAGGCGGAGTTCCTAGACAAGCCTGTGGTGGCGTTTGTACGTCTCTCACCTGCCGTCATGCTCAACGGGCTGGCTGAGGTCCCCATCGTTACCAG GTTCTTGTTCATTCTACTAGGGCCTCTTGGGAAAGGGCCACAGTACCATGAGATTGGCCGATCCATCGCAACACTAATGACAGACGAG GTTTTCCATGATGTTGCCTACAAAGCGAAGGACCGCAATGATCTAATTGCTGGAATCGATGAGTTCCTGGACCAAGTGACTGTCCTGCCACCAGGGGAGTGGGATCCTTCTATACGAATAGAGCCACCAAAAAATGTGCCGTCTCAG gagaagaggaagatTGCAGCACAGACCGGCATAGACCTAGGTGATGAAGAGGAGCACGAGGGACATGGTGGTCCGGAGCTGCAGCGGACAGGACG ATTATTTGGTGGTCTCTTGATGGACATCAAACGCAAGGCGCCCCACTACCTGTCTGACTACACAGACGGTCTCAGCCTGCAGTGCTTggcctccttcctcttcctgtacTGTGCTTGCATGTCACCTGTCATCACGTTCGGCGGTTTACTGGGAGAGGCAACAGAAGGACGCATA AGTGCAATTGAATCACTGTTTGGCGCCTCAATGACAGGAATAGCTTATTCCCTCTTTGCTGGCCAGCCACTCACCATATTGGGCAGCACAGGGCCTGTGCTGGTGTTTGAGAAGATATTGTACAAATTCTGCAA GGAGTATGGATTATCCTACCTCTCACTGAGAACCTGTATAGGGCTGTGGACTGCATTCCTCTGTCTGCTCCTGGTGGCCACAGATGCCAGCTCCCTGGTGTGTTACATCACACGATTCACAGAGGAGGCCTTCGCCTCGCTCATCTGCATCATCTTCATCTACGAGGCCTTGGAGAAGCTCATCCACCTGGGGGAACACTACCCCATCAACATGAACAACAACCTGGACAAACTCACACGATACTC GTGTTCATGTGTTGAACCTCCGGATCCCAGTAATGCCACCCTACGGTACTGGGAGCAGAACAACATTACTGCTTCGGAGATCTATTGGGAGGCACTTGAGGTCAAG GACTGCATAAAGAGGCGAGGGGAGTTTGTGGGCACCGCCTGTGGCCCTCATGGACCCTACATTCCAGATGTTCTCTTCTGGTCTGTGGTTCTCTTCTTCTCCACTGTCTTCATGTCGGCTTTCCTCAAAGAGTTCAAGTTCAGCCGTTACTTCCCCACCAAG TTGAGAGCCGTCATCAGTGATTTTGCTGTGTTCATCACCATCTTTACCATGGTCCTGGTGGACTATGTCTTAGGGGTCCCGTCTCCAAAACTAAAAGTCCCCAGTGTGTTTAAG CCGACCAGAGATGACCGTGGTTGGTTGATCAGCCCGTTAGGCGGCAACCCTTGGTGGACCACCTTAGTGACAGTgatccctgctctgctctgcaccATCCTCATCTTCATGGACCAGCAGATCACCGCGGTCATCATCAACAGGAAGGAGCACAAACTAAAG AAAGGCTGTGGGTACCATCTGGATCTGTTTGTGGTGGGCATCATGCTGGGGGTGTGCTCCATCATGGGGCTGCCCTGGTTCGTGGCTGCCACCGTGCTTTCCATCTCCCACGTCAACAGTCTGAAGCTGGAGTCGGAGTGCTCGGCCCCCGGGGAACAGCCCAAATTCCTGGGCATCCGGGAGCAGCGCTTCACCGGCCTCATGATCTTCCTGCTCATGGGCTGCTCCGTCTTCATGACCTCTGTGCTCAAG TATATTCCCATGCCTGTCTTGTATGGAGTATTCCTGTACATGGGAGCATCTTCGCTCAGAGGGATACAG TTCTTTGACCGTCTGAAGCTGTTTGGAATGCCAGCCAAGCACCAGCCAGACTTCATCTACCTGAGATACGTTCCCCTGAGGAAGGTCCACCTCTTCACCATCATCCAGCTCAGCTGCCTGGTCATGCTCTGGGTCATCAAGACCTCCAATTATGCCATTGTCTTCCCCATGATG GTGTTGGCTCTGGTGTTTATTAGGAAGCTGATGGATTGCTTCTTCACCAAGAGAGAGATGAGCTGGCTGGATGATCTCATGCCAGAGAGTAAGAAGAAGAAATTGGAGGAAGCCGAAGAAGAG GAGGAGGAGCAAAGCATattgggagaggaagagggagtagTGCAATTACCATTAGAAGGATATCAAAA GAGTGAATCCGTACTCAACATCACAGATGAAATGTCCAAAGGCTCTTTTGGAAACACGTGGAATGTCAACTCCGACAACTCAAAATG CTTATCCAAGAACAGTGGAAGGAAACAAAAGAAGAGGATAAATATGCAGAAGGGCTGCTTCGCAAGGGAGACAAGTCTATGA
- the LOC139380285 gene encoding sodium-driven chloride bicarbonate exchanger-like isoform X3 produces the protein MFMHSAGGLGPKSRFYSLKRNDEEAVVDRGGYRSMVKTNFEKEELEGHRTLYIGVHVPIGKKSHRRHRHHGHRHRKRSRELDSGVDNGRESPTYYTPSQRVQFLLGTEDDDEEHIPHDLFTELDEICLKDGEDAEWRETARWLKFEEDVEDGGERWSKPYVATLSLHSLFELRSCILTGIVLLDMRASSVEEVADMVLDQQETVGPLGDEVRRKVRESLLKQHHHQNQKKLANRIPIVRSFADKKQSEPQSMDKNEVFQFSSLFTSGHSNFKIGNSLVVHHSVLPLSPPSGAHLWQRGLAVKGQVIPPQTSLPIPNDGKADVSRENSAVDFSKIDLHFMKKIPPGAEASNVLVGEAEFLDKPVVAFVRLSPAVMLNGLAEVPIVTRFLFILLGPLGKGPQYHEIGRSIATLMTDEVFHDVAYKAKDRNDLIAGIDEFLDQVTVLPPGEWDPSIRIEPPKNVPSQEKRKIAAQTGIDLGDEEEHEGHGGPELQRTGRLFGGLLMDIKRKAPHYLSDYTDGLSLQCLASFLFLYCACMSPVITFGGLLGEATEGRISAIESLFGASMTGIAYSLFAGQPLTILGSTGPVLVFEKILYKFCKEYGLSYLSLRTCIGLWTAFLCLLLVATDASSLVCYITRFTEEAFASLICIIFIYEALEKLIHLGEHYPINMNNNLDKLTRYSCSCVEPPDPSNATLRYWEQNNITASEIYWEALEVKDCIKRRGEFVGTACGPHGPYIPDVLFWSVVLFFSTVFMSAFLKEFKFSRYFPTKLRAVISDFAVFITIFTMVLVDYVLGVPSPKLKVPSVFKPTRDDRGWLISPLGGNPWWTTLVTVIPALLCTILIFMDQQITAVIINRKEHKLKKGCGYHLDLFVVGIMLGVCSIMGLPWFVAATVLSISHVNSLKLESECSAPGEQPKFLGIREQRFTGLMIFLLMGCSVFMTSVLKYIPMPVLYGVFLYMGASSLRGIQFFDRLKLFGMPAKHQPDFIYLRYVPLRKVHLFTIIQLSCLVMLWVIKTSNYAIVFPMMVLALVFIRKLMDCFFTKREMSWLDDLMPESKKKKLEEAEEEEEEQSILGEEEGVVQLPLEGYQKSESVLNITDEMSKGSFGNTWNVNSDNSK, from the exons ATGTTCATGCATTCTGCTGGAGGCTTGGGTCCTAAAAGTCGTTTTTATTCTTTAAAG AGAAATGATGAAGAGGCTGTGGTGGACAGAGGTGGATACCGGTCCATGGTGAAAACCAATTTTGAGAAGGAGGAACTCGAAG GTCACAGGACACTCTACATTGGGGTACATGTCCCCATTGGGAAGAAGAGCCACCGGAGACATCGGCATCACGgacacagacacaggaagagaagcAGGGAGCTGGACTCTGGAGTGGACAATGGAAGAGAGTCTCCCACATACT ACACGCCATCCCAGAGAGTGCAGTTCCTGCTGGGCACAGAGGATGACGACGAGGAGCACATCCCCCATGACCTCTTCACTGAGCTGGACGAGATCTGCCTGAAAGACGGAGAGGACGCCGAGTGGAGGGAAACCGCCAG GTGGCTGAAGTTTGAAGAGGAcgtggaggatggaggagagcgcTGGAGTAAGCCCTACGTGGCCACGCTGTCCCTGCACAGCCTGTTCGAGTTGCGCAGCTGCATCCTCACAGGCATCGTGCTGCTAGACATGAGGGCCAGCTCTGTGGAGGAGGTAGCAG ACATGGTGTTGGACCAGCAGGAGACCGTGGGTCCTCTGGGGGACGAGGTGAGAAGGAAGGTGAGAGAGTCCCTCCTCAAGCAGCACCACCACCAGAACCAGAAGAAGCTGGCCAACCGCATCCCCATTGTACGGTCCTTCGCTGACAAGAAGCAGTCCGAGCCCCAGTCCATGGACAAGAACG AAGTGTTTCAGTTCTCCTCACTTTTTACCTCTGGTCACAGCAACTTTAAAATTGGAAATAGTCTT GTGGTCCATCACTCTGTTCTACCCTTAAGTCCTCCTTCTGGTGCTCATTTATGGCAGCGGGGTCTTGCAGTGAAAG GTCAGGTGATTCCTCCCCAGACCTCTCTACCCATCCCCAATGACGGCAAAGCTGATgtcagcagagagaacagtgctGTGGACTTCAGTAAG ATAGACCTCCACTTCATGAAGAAGATTCCCCCGGGAGCGGAAGCGTCCAATGTGTTGGTGGGTGAGGCGGAGTTCCTAGACAAGCCTGTGGTGGCGTTTGTACGTCTCTCACCTGCCGTCATGCTCAACGGGCTGGCTGAGGTCCCCATCGTTACCAG GTTCTTGTTCATTCTACTAGGGCCTCTTGGGAAAGGGCCACAGTACCATGAGATTGGCCGATCCATCGCAACACTAATGACAGACGAG GTTTTCCATGATGTTGCCTACAAAGCGAAGGACCGCAATGATCTAATTGCTGGAATCGATGAGTTCCTGGACCAAGTGACTGTCCTGCCACCAGGGGAGTGGGATCCTTCTATACGAATAGAGCCACCAAAAAATGTGCCGTCTCAG gagaagaggaagatTGCAGCACAGACCGGCATAGACCTAGGTGATGAAGAGGAGCACGAGGGACATGGTGGTCCGGAGCTGCAGCGGACAGGACG ATTATTTGGTGGTCTCTTGATGGACATCAAACGCAAGGCGCCCCACTACCTGTCTGACTACACAGACGGTCTCAGCCTGCAGTGCTTggcctccttcctcttcctgtacTGTGCTTGCATGTCACCTGTCATCACGTTCGGCGGTTTACTGGGAGAGGCAACAGAAGGACGCATA AGTGCAATTGAATCACTGTTTGGCGCCTCAATGACAGGAATAGCTTATTCCCTCTTTGCTGGCCAGCCACTCACCATATTGGGCAGCACAGGGCCTGTGCTGGTGTTTGAGAAGATATTGTACAAATTCTGCAA GGAGTATGGATTATCCTACCTCTCACTGAGAACCTGTATAGGGCTGTGGACTGCATTCCTCTGTCTGCTCCTGGTGGCCACAGATGCCAGCTCCCTGGTGTGTTACATCACACGATTCACAGAGGAGGCCTTCGCCTCGCTCATCTGCATCATCTTCATCTACGAGGCCTTGGAGAAGCTCATCCACCTGGGGGAACACTACCCCATCAACATGAACAACAACCTGGACAAACTCACACGATACTC GTGTTCATGTGTTGAACCTCCGGATCCCAGTAATGCCACCCTACGGTACTGGGAGCAGAACAACATTACTGCTTCGGAGATCTATTGGGAGGCACTTGAGGTCAAG GACTGCATAAAGAGGCGAGGGGAGTTTGTGGGCACCGCCTGTGGCCCTCATGGACCCTACATTCCAGATGTTCTCTTCTGGTCTGTGGTTCTCTTCTTCTCCACTGTCTTCATGTCGGCTTTCCTCAAAGAGTTCAAGTTCAGCCGTTACTTCCCCACCAAG TTGAGAGCCGTCATCAGTGATTTTGCTGTGTTCATCACCATCTTTACCATGGTCCTGGTGGACTATGTCTTAGGGGTCCCGTCTCCAAAACTAAAAGTCCCCAGTGTGTTTAAG CCGACCAGAGATGACCGTGGTTGGTTGATCAGCCCGTTAGGCGGCAACCCTTGGTGGACCACCTTAGTGACAGTgatccctgctctgctctgcaccATCCTCATCTTCATGGACCAGCAGATCACCGCGGTCATCATCAACAGGAAGGAGCACAAACTAAAG AAAGGCTGTGGGTACCATCTGGATCTGTTTGTGGTGGGCATCATGCTGGGGGTGTGCTCCATCATGGGGCTGCCCTGGTTCGTGGCTGCCACCGTGCTTTCCATCTCCCACGTCAACAGTCTGAAGCTGGAGTCGGAGTGCTCGGCCCCCGGGGAACAGCCCAAATTCCTGGGCATCCGGGAGCAGCGCTTCACCGGCCTCATGATCTTCCTGCTCATGGGCTGCTCCGTCTTCATGACCTCTGTGCTCAAG TATATTCCCATGCCTGTCTTGTATGGAGTATTCCTGTACATGGGAGCATCTTCGCTCAGAGGGATACAG TTCTTTGACCGTCTGAAGCTGTTTGGAATGCCAGCCAAGCACCAGCCAGACTTCATCTACCTGAGATACGTTCCCCTGAGGAAGGTCCACCTCTTCACCATCATCCAGCTCAGCTGCCTGGTCATGCTCTGGGTCATCAAGACCTCCAATTATGCCATTGTCTTCCCCATGATG GTGTTGGCTCTGGTGTTTATTAGGAAGCTGATGGATTGCTTCTTCACCAAGAGAGAGATGAGCTGGCTGGATGATCTCATGCCAGAGAGTAAGAAGAAGAAATTGGAGGAAGCCGAAGAAGAG GAGGAGGAGCAAAGCATattgggagaggaagagggagtagTGCAATTACCATTAGAAGGATATCAAAA GAGTGAATCCGTACTCAACATCACAGATGAAATGTCCAAAGGCTCTTTTGGAAACACGTGGAATGTCAACTCCGACAACTCAAAATG A